From a region of the Corallococcus macrosporus genome:
- the fliQ gene encoding flagellar biosynthesis protein FliQ, producing the protein MNQLTFITQEALFLVLVVSAPPVLMSLLVGFIIALFQATTQIQEQTLTFAPKVVLVFGVLAMTGPWIGGQLLRFTFHVFDRFPALIGR; encoded by the coding sequence ATGAATCAGCTCACGTTCATCACCCAGGAGGCGCTGTTCCTGGTGCTCGTGGTCTCCGCGCCGCCGGTGCTCATGAGCCTCCTGGTGGGCTTCATCATCGCCCTGTTCCAGGCCACGACCCAGATCCAGGAGCAGACGCTCACGTTCGCGCCCAAGGTCGTCCTCGTCTTCGGCGTGCTGGCCATGACGGGCCCCTGGATTGGCGGACAGTTGTTGCGCTTCACCTTCCACGTCTTCGACCGCTTCCCGGCGCTCATCGGCAGATGA
- the sctQ gene encoding type III secretion system cytoplasmic ring protein SctQ, translated as MSLEPDDEPGVFERTMLVDTRKLGPPPKPAQAPAAAPVMPWRPFAFPHLEKVSRSQSQLAERLRWLTPNAGTLETVCARLKALFDVDVRLSVESAQARPMTELRRFLGDPSFLAVLAPGALKGRAILEIELSLAHSAVDLLLGGAGETVGLRPLTDIEEGVMGYVVLEALKELVPGLQPGVPRPRLDGVARGVDEVSARLGEDGPMLAVHLNAVLGPHRGIVRLVVPSAVLEAAEPAVESAQRRDHRRQDMKANGRRLSALRDWLRAEIGVAELSAQDLASLRVKDVLLLDMLSARPDKGEDGTAQLRLGLGRTGHFAVDVFLENDRYRARITDIVPGEPGNPQGGESGGPEENEDFTNPELGVPPELEGAALDDNNRDGSDLLSDLPLQVAVELARVPITAEQVVGLRTGQVIDLRRGAGEPVDLSVNGKVVARGELVELEGQLGVRIIHLS; from the coding sequence ATGAGCCTGGAGCCGGACGACGAGCCCGGAGTCTTCGAGCGCACCATGTTGGTCGACACCCGGAAGCTGGGACCGCCCCCGAAGCCCGCGCAGGCGCCGGCCGCCGCCCCGGTCATGCCGTGGCGGCCGTTCGCCTTCCCGCACCTGGAGAAGGTGTCCCGCTCACAGAGCCAGCTGGCGGAGCGGCTGCGCTGGCTCACGCCCAACGCGGGCACGCTGGAGACCGTCTGCGCGCGCCTCAAGGCCCTCTTCGACGTGGACGTGCGCCTGTCGGTGGAGTCCGCCCAGGCGCGCCCCATGACGGAGCTGCGCCGCTTCCTGGGCGACCCGTCCTTCCTCGCGGTGCTGGCCCCCGGCGCGCTCAAGGGCCGCGCCATCCTCGAAATCGAGCTGTCGCTGGCGCACTCGGCGGTGGACCTGCTGCTGGGCGGCGCCGGTGAGACGGTGGGCCTGCGGCCGCTGACGGACATCGAGGAGGGCGTGATGGGCTACGTCGTCCTGGAGGCCCTGAAGGAGCTGGTGCCCGGGCTGCAGCCCGGCGTCCCCCGGCCGCGGCTGGATGGCGTGGCGCGCGGCGTGGACGAGGTCTCCGCGCGCCTGGGCGAGGACGGCCCGATGCTGGCCGTGCACCTGAACGCGGTGCTGGGCCCGCACCGCGGCATCGTGCGGCTGGTGGTGCCGTCGGCGGTGCTGGAGGCGGCCGAGCCCGCGGTGGAGAGCGCCCAGCGGCGCGACCATCGCCGGCAGGACATGAAGGCCAACGGGCGGCGCCTGTCCGCGCTGCGCGACTGGCTGCGCGCGGAGATTGGCGTGGCGGAGCTGTCCGCCCAGGACCTGGCGTCGTTGCGCGTCAAGGACGTGCTGCTGCTGGACATGCTGTCGGCACGGCCGGACAAGGGCGAGGACGGCACGGCGCAGCTGCGGCTGGGGCTGGGCCGCACCGGCCACTTCGCGGTGGACGTGTTCCTGGAGAACGACCGCTACCGCGCGCGCATCACGGACATCGTCCCCGGGGAGCCGGGCAACCCCCAGGGTGGGGAGTCCGGCGGGCCGGAAGAGAACGAGGACTTCACCAACCCGGAGCTGGGCGTTCCTCCGGAACTCGAAGGGGCGGCATTGGACGACAACAACCGGGACGGAAGCGATCTGCTCAGCGACCTGCCCCTGCAGGTGGCGGTGGAGCTGGCGCGCGTGCCCATCACGGCCGAACAGGTGGTGGGCTTGCGCACAGGCCAGGTCATCGACCTGCGCCGTGGGGCGGGGGAGCCCGTGGACCTGTCGGTGAATGGCAAGGTCGTGGCCCGGGGCGAGCTCGTGGAGCTGGAGGGACAGCTCGGCGTTCGCATCATCCACCTGAGCTGA
- the sctR gene encoding type III secretion system export apparatus subunit SctR: MNRSSPAARPLLFRAPPWLFAALVSLHPFVASAAKKGGDGLPDELVKEAVNTDSFTSRPLILILALAAMSLVPFALMMVTSFVKISVVLSIVRSALGTQQIPPTQVITGLAIILTVYIMAPVGQEMYRAGGIDIWSRGTSVFSSETVGTMLGAADKSKEPLREFLMKKVTNKDRTLFYSLAKKMRKEEDRKDIGPNDFMVIVPAFVVSELKEAFQIGFLLFVPFIVIDMVVANILLALGMHMLSPTTISMPFKLLLFVLVDGWYLIAKGLVIGYL; this comes from the coding sequence GTGAACCGTTCGTCTCCCGCCGCCCGTCCGCTGCTGTTCCGCGCCCCGCCATGGCTCTTCGCGGCCCTCGTGTCGCTGCACCCCTTCGTCGCGTCCGCGGCGAAGAAGGGCGGGGACGGGCTGCCGGATGAACTGGTGAAGGAGGCGGTGAACACCGACTCGTTCACCTCCCGTCCGCTCATCCTCATCCTCGCGCTCGCGGCCATGTCGCTGGTCCCGTTCGCGCTGATGATGGTGACCAGCTTCGTCAAGATCTCGGTGGTGCTCTCCATCGTCCGCTCGGCGCTGGGCACCCAGCAGATCCCCCCCACCCAGGTCATCACCGGCCTGGCCATCATCCTCACCGTCTACATCATGGCCCCCGTGGGCCAGGAGATGTACCGGGCGGGCGGCATCGACATCTGGTCCCGGGGAACGTCGGTGTTCTCCTCGGAGACCGTGGGCACGATGCTGGGAGCCGCGGACAAGTCCAAGGAACCGCTGCGCGAGTTCCTGATGAAGAAGGTCACCAACAAGGACCGCACGCTCTTCTACAGCCTGGCGAAGAAGATGCGGAAGGAGGAGGACCGCAAGGACATCGGCCCGAACGACTTCATGGTCATCGTGCCGGCCTTCGTCGTGTCCGAGCTGAAGGAGGCCTTCCAGATTGGCTTCCTCCTGTTCGTGCCCTTCATCGTCATCGACATGGTGGTCGCCAACATCCTGCTGGCGCTGGGCATGCACATGCTGTCGCCCACGACCATCTCCATGCCCTTCAAGCTGCTGTTGTTCGTGCTCGTGGACGGCTGGTACCTCATCGCCAAGGGCCTGGTCATCGGCTACCTGTAA
- a CDS encoding flagellar biosynthetic protein FliO, whose protein sequence is MAVLGLSSSRLLLGAALLLASPAVLAQAPVASTPDATVAAPAPEAAEPQAVKPAAPSAPALAPATGDGAARAKRHADELDRELGIEPEADAAQESLGWVVVRTVALLGAVLAAIYLTLNVGLRRLMGLQGVPVGKASVVSVMERIPLDQRRTLFVLKAADEYLLVGGGEGGVQLVSKLDRDAVERIRSARPPSSPVSLSPFLQKLLSRRTGGTTPPPGV, encoded by the coding sequence ATGGCGGTCCTCGGTCTTTCCTCCTCGCGCCTGCTGCTCGGCGCAGCGCTCCTCCTCGCGTCGCCCGCCGTCCTGGCGCAGGCGCCCGTGGCCTCCACGCCGGATGCCACCGTCGCGGCGCCGGCCCCGGAGGCCGCCGAGCCCCAGGCCGTGAAGCCCGCGGCTCCCTCGGCTCCCGCGCTGGCCCCCGCCACCGGTGATGGCGCGGCCCGCGCGAAGCGCCACGCGGATGAGCTGGACCGCGAGCTGGGCATCGAGCCGGAAGCCGACGCGGCGCAGGAGAGTCTGGGCTGGGTGGTGGTGCGCACGGTGGCGCTGTTGGGCGCGGTGCTCGCGGCCATCTATCTCACGCTCAACGTGGGCCTGCGCAGGTTGATGGGGCTGCAGGGCGTGCCCGTGGGCAAGGCGTCGGTCGTGTCGGTGATGGAGCGCATCCCGTTGGATCAACGGCGCACGCTCTTCGTCCTGAAGGCCGCGGACGAGTACCTGCTGGTGGGTGGCGGCGAGGGTGGCGTGCAACTGGTTTCGAAGCTGGACCGCGACGCCGTGGAGCGCATCCGCTCCGCGCGTCCGCCGTCTTCGCCGGTGTCCCTGAGTCCTTTCCTCCAGAAGCTCCTCTCCCGCCGGACCGGTGGCACCACGCCGCCGCCGGGCGTCTGA